In Arthrobacter sp. QXT-31, one genomic interval encodes:
- a CDS encoding phosphatidate cytidylyltransferase: MGQAQQAPGARARTRTRQPRPNPTPGAGRNLPAAIAVGLAMLLAVLGGLLFLPLGFVAVVTTFAAFGVWEVFRALEENGTRLPIVPVMVGTLAMPFSAYFGGLESLLFAMLASSVAVLLWRSVESAAGSARSIFAGVFALAWVPFLISFAALPLHVEGGASPVGPWPGGVVPEGAWQIVILLLLVVSNDTFGYLVGARMGKHPMAPKISPKKSWEGFAGSIAGAMLVGVLASIFLLDKPWWVGVVLAIGMVAAATAGDLAESMVKRELGVKDMSSILPGHGGVMDRLDSIVFASPVAFMLFVLFSGA, from the coding sequence ATGGGCCAGGCACAGCAGGCCCCCGGTGCGCGGGCCCGAACCCGGACCCGCCAGCCAAGGCCCAACCCCACGCCCGGGGCTGGGCGCAACCTGCCGGCGGCCATCGCCGTGGGCCTGGCCATGCTTCTTGCGGTGCTCGGCGGGCTGCTCTTCCTGCCTCTCGGCTTTGTCGCCGTCGTCACCACCTTCGCCGCCTTCGGCGTATGGGAGGTTTTCCGGGCGCTTGAAGAGAACGGTACGCGCCTGCCCATCGTGCCTGTCATGGTGGGCACACTGGCCATGCCGTTCTCGGCCTACTTCGGGGGGCTGGAAAGCCTGTTGTTCGCGATGCTCGCCAGCAGCGTGGCCGTGTTGCTCTGGCGCTCGGTGGAAAGTGCGGCGGGCTCGGCCCGCAGCATTTTCGCCGGTGTGTTCGCCCTCGCCTGGGTGCCCTTCCTGATCAGCTTCGCCGCACTCCCGCTGCACGTTGAGGGCGGCGCTTCCCCGGTGGGCCCTTGGCCCGGCGGAGTGGTGCCGGAGGGCGCCTGGCAGATTGTCATCCTGCTGCTCCTGGTGGTTTCCAACGACACGTTCGGATACCTTGTAGGCGCGCGCATGGGCAAGCACCCGATGGCGCCCAAGATCAGCCCGAAAAAGTCCTGGGAGGGATTTGCCGGATCCATCGCCGGCGCGATGCTCGTCGGGGTGCTGGCCAGTATCTTCCTGCTGGACAAGCCCTGGTGGGTGGGGGTGGTGCTCGCGATCGGCATGGTGGCGGCCGCCACGGCCGGAGACCTTGCCGAATCGATGGTCAAGCGCGAACTCGGCGTCAAGGACATGAGCAGCATCCTGCCGGGGCACGGCGGGGTGATGGACCGGCTGGACTCGATCGTGTTCGCCTCGCCCGTGGCCTTCATGCTGTTCGTCCTGTTCTCCGGCGCCTGA
- the frr gene encoding ribosome recycling factor: MIEETLLEAGDKMDKAVEVAKEDFASIRTGRANPGLYNKVMVEYYGTPTPLQQLASFAIPDARTILITPFDKTALRDIERALSDSEVGANPSNDGNVIRITIPELTKERRKEYVKIVKSKGEDAKVSIRNIRRKAKETLDRLVKDGEAGEDEGARGEKELDAITKQHVDGIDELLKRKEAELLEV; encoded by the coding sequence GTGATCGAAGAAACCTTGCTCGAAGCCGGAGACAAGATGGACAAGGCGGTTGAGGTAGCCAAGGAAGACTTCGCCTCGATCCGCACCGGGCGGGCAAACCCCGGGCTGTACAACAAGGTGATGGTGGAGTACTACGGGACCCCCACGCCGCTGCAGCAGCTGGCATCCTTCGCGATCCCCGATGCCCGCACCATCCTCATCACGCCGTTCGACAAGACCGCCCTGCGCGACATCGAGCGCGCGCTGAGCGACTCCGAGGTCGGCGCCAACCCGTCCAACGACGGCAACGTCATCCGCATCACCATCCCGGAACTGACGAAGGAACGCCGCAAGGAATACGTCAAAATCGTCAAGTCCAAGGGTGAGGACGCCAAGGTGTCCATCCGCAACATCCGCCGCAAGGCCAAGGAAACCCTGGACCGCCTGGTCAAGGACGGCGAAGCGGGCGAGGATGAGGGCGCTCGGGGCGAGAAGGAACTCGACGCGATCACCAAGCAGCACGTCGACGGCATCGACGAGCTCCTCAAGCGCAAGGAAGCTGAGCTGCTCGAGGTCTGA
- the pyrH gene encoding UMP kinase, protein MEAVNTPVQSEKTRRRVLLKLSGEVFGGGKLGVDPDTVRGVAKQIAAAVPEVEVAIVVGGGNFFRGAELSDGGMDRSRADYMGMLGTVMNCLALQDFLEQAGVETRVQSAITMGQVAEAYIPRRAIRHMEKNRVVIFGAGAGLPYFSTDTVAAQRALEVHADVVLMAKSGVDGVYTADPKKDPAAEKLEKLSYDDALRRDIRVMDQTAMTMCKDNKLSMVVFGMEGEGNVTRAIRGETLGTLVTP, encoded by the coding sequence ATGGAAGCCGTCAACACTCCCGTCCAGTCAGAGAAAACCAGGCGCCGGGTCCTCCTGAAGCTGTCCGGTGAGGTCTTCGGCGGCGGCAAGCTGGGCGTCGACCCGGACACTGTCCGCGGCGTGGCCAAGCAGATCGCGGCAGCCGTTCCGGAGGTCGAGGTGGCCATCGTGGTCGGCGGCGGCAACTTCTTCCGCGGCGCCGAACTGTCCGACGGCGGCATGGACCGTTCGCGTGCCGATTACATGGGCATGCTGGGAACGGTCATGAACTGCCTCGCCCTGCAGGACTTCCTGGAACAGGCCGGTGTTGAGACCCGGGTGCAGAGCGCCATCACCATGGGGCAGGTGGCCGAGGCCTATATCCCGCGCCGCGCCATCCGCCACATGGAGAAGAACCGTGTGGTCATCTTCGGGGCCGGAGCCGGCCTGCCCTACTTCTCCACGGACACCGTGGCAGCCCAGCGCGCACTCGAAGTGCACGCCGACGTCGTCCTGATGGCCAAGAGCGGCGTGGACGGCGTATACACGGCCGACCCCAAGAAGGACCCCGCGGCCGAGAAGCTGGAAAAGCTCAGCTACGACGACGCACTCCGCCGCGACATCCGCGTCATGGACCAGACCGCCATGACCATGTGCAAGGACAACAAGCTCTCCATGGTGGTGTTTGGCATGGAAGGCGAAGGCAACGTCACCCGCGCCATCCGCGGCGAAACGCTGGGAACGCTGGTCACGCCCTAG
- the tsf gene encoding translation elongation factor Ts, with protein sequence MANYTAADIKALRERTGAGMMDVKKALDEANGDAEKAIEIIRIKGLKGATKREGRSTAEGLVAAKVEGGVGVMIEVNCETDFVAKADKFIQLADKVLAIAVESGAADLETLLATDVDGKPLSEVVVEEGAVLGEKVVVRRIARIEGATVDAYLHKTSKDLPAQVGVLFAVDGEGEAATTAAHDVAVHIAAMAPNYLSREDVPAELVESERRIAEETAKAEGKPEAALTKIVEGRVTGFYKGEVLVDQAFAKDAKKTVAQVLEEAGVKGTAFTRFRVGS encoded by the coding sequence ATGGCGAACTACACTGCCGCTGATATCAAGGCTCTGCGCGAGCGCACCGGCGCCGGCATGATGGATGTCAAGAAGGCTCTCGACGAAGCCAACGGCGACGCCGAGAAGGCGATCGAGATCATCCGCATCAAGGGCCTGAAGGGCGCCACCAAGCGCGAAGGCCGCTCCACCGCCGAAGGCCTGGTTGCTGCCAAGGTCGAAGGCGGCGTCGGCGTAATGATCGAGGTCAACTGCGAGACCGACTTCGTCGCCAAGGCTGACAAGTTCATCCAGCTGGCTGACAAGGTCCTGGCCATCGCCGTCGAGTCCGGCGCTGCCGACCTCGAGACCCTGCTCGCCACCGATGTTGACGGCAAGCCGCTGTCCGAGGTTGTCGTCGAAGAGGGCGCTGTCCTCGGCGAGAAGGTTGTTGTCCGCCGCATCGCCCGCATCGAGGGCGCCACGGTCGACGCTTACCTGCACAAGACCTCCAAGGACCTCCCGGCCCAGGTCGGCGTCCTGTTCGCAGTTGACGGCGAAGGCGAAGCAGCCACCACCGCAGCCCACGACGTTGCCGTGCACATCGCCGCGATGGCCCCGAACTACCTCTCCCGCGAGGACGTTCCGGCTGAACTGGTCGAATCCGAGCGCCGCATCGCCGAGGAAACCGCCAAGGCGGAGGGCAAGCCCGAAGCTGCCCTGACCAAGATCGTCGAAGGCCGCGTTACCGGCTTCTACAAGGGCGAGGTCCTGGTTGACCAGGCATTCGCCAAGGACGCCAAGAAGACTGTGGCGCAGGTCCTCGAAGAGGCCGGCGTCAAGGGAACCGCTTTCACGCGTTTCCGCGTCGGCTCCTAG
- the rpsB gene encoding 30S ribosomal protein S2 → MPVVTMRQLLDSGVHFGHQTRRWNPKMKRFIFTERNGIYIIDLQQSLSYIDRAYEFVKATVAHGGTVLFVGTKKQAQEAIAEQATRVGQPYVNQRWLGGMLTNFQTVAKRIQRMKELEEIDFDDVAGSAYTKKELLLLRRELTKLESNLGGIRNLTKAPSVLWVVDTKKEHLAVDEAKKLNIPVVAILDTNCDPDEVDFPIPGNDDAIRSVNLLTRVVADAVAEGLIARNQRATGTTETPEEPLAEWERELLEGSKAEAPAAEAAPAAEEAPAAAEGTDSAK, encoded by the coding sequence ATGCCCGTCGTAACCATGCGCCAGCTGCTTGACAGCGGCGTCCACTTTGGACACCAGACCCGCCGTTGGAACCCGAAGATGAAGCGCTTCATCTTCACCGAGCGCAACGGCATCTACATCATTGACCTCCAGCAGTCGCTGTCCTACATCGACCGCGCCTACGAGTTCGTCAAGGCCACCGTCGCCCACGGCGGCACCGTGCTGTTCGTCGGCACCAAGAAGCAGGCCCAGGAAGCCATTGCCGAGCAGGCCACCCGCGTTGGCCAGCCGTACGTCAACCAGCGTTGGCTCGGCGGTATGCTCACCAACTTCCAGACCGTTGCCAAGCGTATCCAGCGCATGAAGGAACTCGAAGAGATCGACTTCGACGATGTCGCCGGTTCCGCTTACACCAAGAAGGAACTGCTGCTGCTCCGCCGCGAGCTCACCAAGCTCGAGTCCAACCTCGGCGGTATCCGCAACCTGACCAAGGCTCCGTCCGTGCTGTGGGTTGTTGACACCAAGAAGGAGCACCTCGCGGTTGACGAGGCCAAGAAGCTCAACATCCCGGTTGTGGCCATCCTGGACACCAACTGCGATCCGGACGAGGTCGACTTCCCGATCCCGGGCAACGACGACGCCATCCGCTCCGTGAACCTCCTGACCCGCGTTGTTGCTGACGCTGTTGCCGAGGGTTTGATCGCCCGCAACCAGCGCGCAACCGGCACCACCGAGACTCCGGAAGAGCCCCTGGCTGAGTGGGAGCGCGAGCTCCTCGAAGGCAGCAAGGCCGAGGCTCCGGCTGCCGAGGCTGCTCCCGCCGCTGAGGAAGCCCCGGCTGCCGCCGAGGGCACCGACTCCGCGAAGTAA
- a CDS encoding M23 family metallopeptidase: MKAYVMLALLLFTTAAARSAAPAPSAVRTLPAVSAAVPAPAAWSWPLAPRPAVLRPFDPPPQPWLSGHRGVDLRAASDGGPVTAPESGTVSFVGVVVDRPVITIDHGNGLRSSFEPVRSPLKKGVYVAKGAVVGTLVAGHCGRSPCVHWGVRRGEEYLNPLSFILDLRPSVLLPLKGSGEPGG; encoded by the coding sequence ATGAAAGCTTACGTGATGCTGGCGCTGCTCCTGTTCACGACGGCGGCTGCACGTTCAGCCGCACCGGCACCTTCCGCTGTCCGCACCTTGCCCGCTGTTTCTGCCGCCGTTCCGGCCCCGGCGGCGTGGAGCTGGCCGCTGGCGCCGCGGCCGGCGGTCCTGCGGCCCTTCGATCCCCCGCCCCAGCCGTGGCTGAGCGGGCACCGGGGCGTGGACCTTCGCGCCGCGTCCGACGGCGGCCCGGTCACCGCCCCGGAGTCCGGCACCGTCAGCTTCGTCGGCGTGGTGGTGGACCGGCCCGTTATCACCATTGACCACGGCAATGGCCTTCGCAGCAGCTTCGAACCGGTGCGGAGCCCGCTCAAAAAGGGCGTTTACGTGGCCAAAGGCGCCGTGGTGGGCACGCTGGTCGCCGGCCACTGCGGCCGGTCCCCCTGCGTGCACTGGGGTGTCCGGCGCGGCGAGGAGTACCTTAACCCGCTGTCCTTCATCCTGGACCTGCGGCCCTCGGTGCTGTTGCCGCTGAAGGGCAGCGGGGAACCGGGTGGCTAG
- a CDS encoding acyl-CoA dehydrogenase family protein, with product MSAAATDITSLPYADGDFFAFEEMLSSKERDRLAEVRSFLAREVKPIAVECWNRGEFPLELIPKLAELDLVSPVRRQGYSNLFAGIVHAEVTRADTSIATFMGVHDGLFTGSIEALASPEQQDAWLPDIYSLRKIGAFGLTEPLGGSDVAGGTRTTARREGDHWILNGAKRWIGNATFSDWVVVFARDVADNQVKAFLVDTALPGFSATKIENKISLRTVQNADITLEDVVVPDFFKLANANSFRDTNKVLKVTRLAVAWQAVGQQLAAFDVARRYAVERHQFGRPLASFQLVQSQLVQILGNAVSSMGMMVRLSQLEDAGRAKDEQSALAKAFTTARMRESVAIGRSLLGGNGIVTDFEMAKIFADAEAIYSYEGTHEVNTLVAGRAITGVSAIV from the coding sequence ATGTCCGCCGCTGCCACAGATATCACCAGCCTGCCCTACGCCGACGGCGACTTCTTCGCCTTTGAGGAGATGCTCAGTTCCAAAGAGCGCGACCGGCTGGCAGAGGTGCGCTCCTTCCTGGCGCGGGAAGTAAAGCCGATTGCCGTGGAGTGCTGGAACCGCGGTGAATTTCCGCTGGAACTGATTCCCAAGCTGGCCGAGCTCGACCTTGTCAGCCCGGTCAGGCGCCAGGGTTACTCCAATCTCTTCGCCGGCATCGTGCACGCTGAGGTCACCCGCGCGGATACCTCCATCGCCACCTTCATGGGTGTGCACGACGGCCTCTTCACCGGCTCCATCGAAGCCCTGGCTTCCCCGGAACAGCAGGATGCCTGGTTGCCGGACATCTACTCGCTGCGCAAGATCGGGGCCTTCGGGCTGACCGAACCCCTGGGCGGCTCCGATGTTGCCGGCGGCACGCGCACCACGGCCAGGCGGGAGGGCGACCACTGGATCCTCAACGGCGCGAAGCGCTGGATCGGCAACGCGACATTCTCCGACTGGGTGGTGGTCTTTGCCCGCGATGTGGCCGACAACCAGGTCAAGGCATTCCTCGTGGATACGGCGTTGCCCGGGTTCAGTGCCACGAAGATCGAGAACAAGATTTCCCTGCGGACCGTGCAGAACGCAGACATCACACTCGAGGACGTGGTGGTGCCGGACTTCTTCAAGCTGGCCAACGCCAACAGCTTCCGTGACACCAACAAGGTCCTGAAAGTCACCCGCCTCGCTGTCGCCTGGCAGGCGGTGGGCCAGCAGCTCGCCGCGTTCGACGTGGCCCGGCGCTATGCCGTGGAGCGGCACCAGTTCGGGCGCCCGCTGGCCTCTTTCCAGCTCGTGCAGAGCCAGCTGGTCCAGATCCTGGGGAACGCCGTCAGCTCGATGGGCATGATGGTGCGCCTGTCCCAGCTTGAGGATGCAGGCCGGGCGAAGGACGAGCAGTCGGCCCTGGCCAAGGCCTTCACCACGGCCCGGATGCGCGAAAGCGTGGCCATTGGCCGGAGCCTCCTCGGTGGCAACGGCATCGTGACGGACTTCGAGATGGCAAAGATCTTTGCCGATGCGGAGGCGATCTACTCCTACGAGGGCACCCACGAGGTGAACACTCTGGTGGCGGGCCGGGCCATTACCGGCGTCTCCGCAATCGTCTAG
- a CDS encoding glycosyltransferase, which produces MTMPDAQRPLTILIAADTYPPHVNGAAQFGYRLAKGMTQRGHDVHVLACRQDKGKSFTEFRAEATVHRLRSHSVFTHEYFRICFPWEIKKEISLLFDKVQPDVVHIQSHYMIGEHVLYEAVKRGVRIVATNHFMPENLNPFLPFPQWFKDIIGKISWKDMGKVMGKADVVTTPTPLAAKAMHQHAFLRKVLPLSNGIDSAAYELKPDEIIEPHEYPTVLFAGRLAEEKHVDVLIKAVAATPADLNVHLEIVGGGEVRPSLEALVERLGLQDRVKFLGLASDDELREAYIRADLFCMPGTAELQSLVTLEAMSASTPVLLADAMALPHLVRDGENGYLFTPNDSADLAEKITRIFRLPAEERKAMGNASRCMVEPHSIEGTLQTFEGLYYGANYEDKVV; this is translated from the coding sequence GTGACCATGCCCGACGCCCAGCGCCCACTGACCATCCTCATCGCGGCGGACACGTACCCGCCCCACGTTAACGGAGCCGCCCAGTTCGGCTACCGGCTGGCCAAGGGCATGACACAACGCGGACACGACGTCCACGTGCTGGCCTGCCGGCAGGACAAGGGCAAGAGCTTTACGGAGTTCCGTGCCGAAGCGACTGTCCACCGCCTCCGTTCGCACAGCGTCTTCACGCACGAATATTTCCGGATCTGCTTTCCATGGGAGATCAAGAAGGAAATCAGCCTGCTGTTCGACAAGGTCCAGCCCGACGTCGTGCACATCCAAAGCCACTACATGATCGGCGAGCACGTCCTGTACGAGGCAGTGAAGCGCGGCGTCCGCATCGTGGCCACCAACCACTTCATGCCTGAGAACCTTAACCCGTTCCTGCCGTTCCCGCAGTGGTTCAAGGACATCATCGGGAAGATCTCCTGGAAAGACATGGGCAAGGTCATGGGCAAGGCCGATGTCGTCACCACGCCCACGCCCCTGGCGGCCAAGGCGATGCACCAGCATGCCTTCCTGCGCAAGGTGCTCCCGCTGTCCAACGGCATCGACTCGGCGGCCTACGAGCTCAAGCCGGACGAGATCATTGAGCCGCACGAATATCCCACCGTGCTGTTCGCGGGCCGGCTGGCGGAGGAAAAGCACGTCGACGTGCTGATCAAGGCGGTGGCTGCCACCCCCGCCGACCTGAACGTCCACCTGGAGATCGTCGGCGGCGGCGAGGTGCGTCCGTCGCTCGAGGCCCTGGTGGAACGGCTTGGCCTGCAGGACCGGGTGAAGTTCCTGGGCCTCGCCAGCGACGACGAACTCCGCGAGGCCTACATCCGGGCCGACCTGTTCTGCATGCCCGGGACGGCGGAACTGCAGTCGCTGGTCACGCTGGAGGCCATGTCCGCATCGACGCCTGTCCTGCTGGCGGACGCCATGGCCCTTCCGCACCTGGTGCGCGACGGCGAAAACGGCTACCTGTTCACGCCGAATGACAGCGCCGACCTGGCGGAGAAAATCACCCGGATCTTCCGGCTGCCGGCCGAAGAACGCAAGGCCATGGGCAACGCCAGCCGGTGCATGGTGGAGCCGCACAGCATCGAGGGGACCCTGCAGACGTTCGAGGGCCTTTACTATGGGGCGAACTACGAGGACAAGGTGGTCTGA
- a CDS encoding DMT family transporter: MVWVAVLLAVLGAFCLAFGAQRQGSAVKADTGGLALSSNGFLRLLRNPRWVFGLFLLCLGMAMNAVALVTAPLTVVQPIGAIALVITTVVNTKDQGLSINRATVVAITACVTGSALFVLLAVNVTQESHHVTPEDELTIVLLLALAVGIFGTLAAMFKHRMSAFIYILGAGILFGFVAVLTRIIGKHLLDPNGLFLLNVPWYSVVAIAAAGGLGSWFVQSAYSTGPPDLVIAGLTVIDPIVGIAIGITILGELRPDVHAVMAIAMGTAATLAIVGVIALSRHHPEVTKRKKDVRKATGRASH; this comes from the coding sequence ATGGTCTGGGTTGCGGTTTTGCTCGCGGTCCTGGGCGCCTTTTGCCTCGCCTTCGGTGCGCAGCGCCAGGGCAGCGCCGTCAAGGCGGACACGGGCGGGCTGGCGCTGAGCTCCAACGGTTTCCTGCGCCTGCTGCGGAACCCCCGGTGGGTCTTCGGCCTCTTCCTGCTCTGCCTCGGCATGGCGATGAACGCCGTGGCGCTGGTGACGGCACCCCTCACCGTGGTGCAGCCCATCGGCGCCATCGCCCTGGTGATCACCACCGTGGTCAACACCAAGGACCAGGGACTGAGCATCAACCGCGCCACGGTGGTGGCGATCACCGCGTGCGTGACGGGTTCGGCGCTGTTCGTCCTGCTCGCTGTGAACGTCACGCAGGAAAGCCACCACGTCACGCCGGAAGATGAGCTCACGATTGTGCTGCTGCTTGCCCTGGCGGTGGGCATTTTCGGCACCCTCGCCGCCATGTTCAAGCACCGCATGAGTGCGTTCATCTACATCCTGGGTGCCGGCATCCTGTTTGGCTTCGTGGCCGTGTTGACGCGGATCATCGGCAAGCACCTGCTGGATCCGAATGGCCTCTTCCTGCTGAATGTGCCGTGGTACTCGGTGGTGGCCATCGCAGCGGCCGGGGGACTGGGGTCCTGGTTCGTGCAGAGCGCATACTCCACCGGTCCGCCGGACCTGGTGATTGCCGGTCTCACCGTGATCGACCCCATTGTGGGCATCGCCATCGGCATCACGATCCTTGGCGAGTTACGCCCCGATGTCCACGCTGTCATGGCGATTGCGATGGGGACGGCGGCAACCCTTGCTATCGTGGGGGTAATCGCCCTTTCAAGACACCATCCCGAGGTCACCAAACGGAAGAAGGATGTTCGGAAGGCCACGGGCAGGGCGTCCCACTAG
- a CDS encoding CDP-alcohol phosphatidyltransferase family protein, whose product MKFIGAGSRPGQPHVDRDLVYTVPNLLTVLRFMGVPVFVWLVLARKDYGLAVLVLAIMGSTDWVDGYVARRFNQTSKLGRVLDPIADRLAMIAVAVTLVIAGVVQWWYLAALVVPDAVLLGMSLFYFRGHPDLPVSLVGKTRTGLLLLGTPLLVLSKLPTPFAEAWFVAAWVVLGLGLVGHWVAAYNYFWAIRRKGKMLAAGDGGNG is encoded by the coding sequence ATGAAATTCATCGGCGCTGGTTCCCGTCCCGGCCAGCCGCATGTGGACCGCGACCTGGTCTACACCGTCCCAAACCTCCTCACGGTACTGCGCTTCATGGGCGTGCCGGTCTTCGTCTGGCTTGTGCTCGCCCGGAAGGACTACGGACTCGCTGTGCTGGTGCTGGCGATCATGGGCAGCACCGACTGGGTTGACGGATATGTCGCCCGGCGGTTCAACCAGACCTCCAAACTGGGACGCGTTCTGGACCCGATCGCCGACCGGCTGGCCATGATCGCGGTCGCCGTCACCCTGGTGATCGCCGGGGTCGTGCAGTGGTGGTACCTGGCCGCGCTGGTGGTTCCCGATGCCGTCCTGCTGGGCATGTCGCTGTTCTACTTCCGCGGACACCCGGACCTCCCCGTCAGCCTGGTGGGCAAAACCCGGACCGGACTGCTGCTGCTGGGAACTCCGCTCCTGGTCCTGTCCAAGCTGCCCACTCCGTTCGCGGAAGCGTGGTTCGTCGCGGCCTGGGTGGTGCTGGGGCTGGGCCTGGTTGGCCACTGGGTTGCCGCCTACAACTATTTCTGGGCGATCCGGCGCAAAGGCAAAATGCTGGCTGCCGGCGACGGCGGGAACGGCTGA
- a CDS encoding phage holin family protein: MSGRHSGRTNQGLRITALPKTVKLALKLAPRQLNDEIALAKIEAKRKGKQLGVAGAFFGVAAVFLALLVTGLIVAAIMGLATIMPAWLAALLVSAVFLLIAVIGGLIGLRKFKQAMPLIPEDSVRGLKHDLGVAKEGSDFNAAVLDPNSPQAKAAAEAKAAEKAKAKADKEAKKAAEAVDVPVATEPELRRRLKQRREHLTGVRDELGEELDVKTQAQALLGVARHRAAEGSERFQEVRGRAVERFAALSASARSGAPAGSLPGQLEARWKPLVALAASTAVLVALLRKLFKS; the protein is encoded by the coding sequence ATGAGCGGACGTCACAGCGGGCGGACCAACCAGGGATTGCGGATCACCGCGCTGCCTAAGACGGTGAAACTGGCCCTCAAGCTTGCGCCCCGCCAGCTCAATGACGAGATCGCCCTGGCCAAGATCGAGGCGAAGCGCAAGGGCAAGCAGCTTGGCGTCGCCGGAGCCTTCTTCGGCGTGGCCGCCGTTTTTCTGGCGCTCCTGGTCACCGGCCTGATTGTCGCCGCGATCATGGGCCTGGCCACCATCATGCCGGCCTGGCTGGCAGCGCTGCTCGTCAGCGCGGTTTTCCTGCTCATTGCCGTCATCGGCGGTCTGATCGGACTTCGGAAGTTCAAACAGGCCATGCCGCTGATTCCGGAGGACAGCGTCCGCGGCCTCAAGCACGACCTTGGCGTCGCCAAGGAGGGCTCGGACTTCAATGCCGCCGTGCTCGATCCCAACTCACCGCAGGCCAAGGCCGCGGCAGAAGCCAAGGCCGCCGAGAAGGCCAAGGCCAAGGCTGACAAGGAAGCCAAGAAAGCCGCCGAGGCAGTGGATGTTCCCGTGGCCACCGAGCCTGAACTGCGCCGCCGCCTGAAGCAGCGCCGTGAGCACCTCACCGGCGTACGTGATGAGCTCGGCGAGGAGCTCGACGTCAAGACCCAGGCCCAGGCACTGCTCGGCGTCGCCAGGCACCGCGCTGCGGAAGGCAGCGAGCGGTTCCAGGAGGTCCGCGGACGGGCGGTTGAACGGTTCGCCGCCCTGTCGGCGTCGGCCCGCTCCGGCGCTCCGGCAGGCTCGCTGCCCGGGCAGCTTGAGGCGCGCTGGAAGCCGCTCGTTGCCCTTGCTGCCTCAACGGCCGTCCTGGTCGCCTTGCTGCGCAAACTCTTCAAGAGCTGA
- a CDS encoding multidrug effflux MFS transporter yields MTTSNPGDALSRRQKFLYILLLGALTALGPFTVDLYLPAFPALEASLNVSEAAVQLTLTGTTVGFALGQLVVGPFSDKFGRRLPLILATTLHIAASLGAALSTDIATLGAFRVLMGIGAAGGGVVAMAMVRDLFSGYAMVRMFSRMALVNGLAPILAPVIGSQLLLVMAWPGIFVFLACYGTAVILAAVVFVRETLPPEKRGQSGLTARQRYRVLFSDRIFVGLLMLGGMNFGGLFSYLSASPFLFQDVFGFSPQQYGLLFGINSLGIVAGVQTSARLIKRVPPQWILACSTAWMFLMAVLIVVFDQLGFGLWGVLVPLWFYILGTGFTFPCVQVLALASHGAQAGTAASLLGASTFFMAGIISPVVGWLGGNSATPMGAVQACCIFLAAAALWLVVRPRTVPSIH; encoded by the coding sequence GTGACCACCAGCAACCCGGGCGATGCGCTCAGCCGCCGGCAGAAATTCCTCTACATCCTTCTACTCGGCGCCCTCACCGCCCTCGGGCCGTTCACGGTGGACCTCTACCTGCCCGCATTCCCTGCCCTGGAAGCGAGCCTCAACGTCTCGGAGGCCGCTGTCCAGCTGACGCTGACCGGCACCACTGTCGGCTTTGCGCTGGGGCAGCTGGTGGTGGGGCCCTTCAGCGACAAGTTCGGACGCCGGCTCCCCCTCATCCTGGCCACCACCCTGCACATCGCCGCCTCTCTAGGCGCCGCACTCTCCACCGACATTGCCACCCTGGGGGCGTTCCGTGTCCTCATGGGCATCGGGGCGGCAGGCGGCGGCGTGGTGGCGATGGCCATGGTCCGTGACCTGTTCAGCGGGTATGCCATGGTGAGGATGTTCTCCCGGATGGCACTGGTCAACGGGCTCGCGCCCATCCTGGCCCCCGTGATCGGGTCCCAGCTTCTCCTTGTCATGGCGTGGCCGGGCATCTTCGTCTTCCTGGCCTGCTACGGCACCGCGGTGATCCTGGCCGCCGTCGTGTTCGTCCGGGAGACGCTGCCGCCGGAGAAGCGCGGCCAGTCCGGCCTGACGGCCCGGCAGCGGTACCGCGTCCTGTTCTCTGACCGGATCTTCGTGGGCCTGCTGATGCTGGGTGGCATGAACTTCGGCGGACTGTTCAGCTATCTCTCCGCGTCACCCTTCCTGTTCCAGGACGTTTTTGGGTTTTCGCCCCAGCAGTACGGGCTTCTGTTCGGCATCAACTCGCTGGGCATCGTCGCCGGAGTGCAGACAAGCGCCCGGCTCATAAAGCGCGTCCCCCCGCAGTGGATCCTGGCCTGCTCCACCGCGTGGATGTTCCTGATGGCCGTCCTGATCGTCGTGTTCGACCAATTGGGGTTCGGGCTCTGGGGCGTCCTGGTTCCTCTTTGGTTCTACATCCTTGGCACGGGCTTCACCTTCCCTTGCGTCCAGGTCCTGGCGCTGGCCAGCCACGGAGCGCAGGCCGGCACCGCCGCCTCCCTTCTTGGGGCGTCCACATTCTTCATGGCCGGCATCATCTCGCCTGTGGTGGGGTGGCTGGGAGGAAATTCCGCCACGCCGATGGGGGCCGTCCAGGCCTGCTGCATCTTCCTTGCGGCGGCTGCCCTGTGGCTTGTGGTCCGCCCGCGGACCGTGCCCTCCATCCACTGA